From Leptospira sp. WS58.C1, one genomic window encodes:
- the epmA gene encoding EF-P lysine aminoacylase EpmA gives MNLNSLEILSFRSKFLHATRTFFHEKGFLEIDTPSLKKIPGMEPYLDPFMVGSPSGEEKGYLITSPEYSLKQALSLGAEKVYEIAHTFRSGEKGSSFHTAEFLMLEFYQTNIDLHQAMDLLEELIRWVACKLTLPLPEKQFQRESVKELLSQRAGIPWDRNSLERKITELSLTNLSFDGMEYEDCFFLIFLNLLEPNFTSEFQFIYDYPPEMAALSRIEDGVAKRFELYFGKIELANAFYELLDPVEQRTRFEKEQELRRKLGKEVFPVHEGFLHALERGIPECSGISIGLDRLLMVLLGRNSLSEVSPYWREI, from the coding sequence ATGAATCTGAACAGTTTAGAAATATTGTCATTTCGATCCAAATTTTTACATGCTACGAGAACTTTTTTTCATGAAAAAGGATTCCTTGAGATTGATACACCATCTTTAAAAAAAATCCCTGGAATGGAGCCTTATTTGGATCCATTTATGGTAGGATCTCCTTCTGGAGAGGAGAAAGGGTACTTAATTACCTCCCCGGAATATTCGCTCAAACAAGCTTTATCTTTAGGCGCGGAAAAGGTTTACGAAATCGCACATACGTTTCGGTCAGGGGAGAAGGGGAGTTCCTTCCATACCGCGGAGTTCCTGATGCTGGAATTCTACCAGACAAATATAGATTTACACCAAGCAATGGACCTTTTGGAAGAATTGATTCGGTGGGTAGCTTGCAAGTTGACCCTTCCCCTTCCGGAAAAACAATTCCAAAGAGAATCAGTGAAGGAACTCCTCTCCCAGAGGGCAGGAATACCTTGGGATAGAAACTCATTGGAGCGAAAAATAACCGAATTATCCCTTACGAATCTTTCTTTCGACGGCATGGAATATGAAGACTGTTTTTTTCTAATATTCTTAAACTTATTAGAGCCGAACTTCACTTCGGAATTTCAATTCATTTATGACTATCCTCCTGAAATGGCCGCTCTTTCCAGAATTGAAGATGGAGTAGCAAAAAGATTTGAATTGTATTTCGGAAAAATAGAATTAGCTAATGCGTTTTATGAACTTTTAGACCCGGTGGAACAGAGAACGCGTTTTGAAAAAGAGCAAGAACTGAGAAGAAAGTTGGGTAAGGAAGTTTTTCCTGTTCATGAGGGGTTCCTTCATGCATTGGAAAGAGGTATTCCGGAATGTTCCGGAATTTCGATCGGATTGGATCGTCTTTTAATGGTACTTTTGGGAAGGAACTCCCTCTCGGAAGTTAGCCCATATTGGCGAGAAATTTAA
- a CDS encoding DUF4279 domain-containing protein translates to MKISNPSFPRSWALIAVSEPGLDVHEVTRTLGIRPDLSVNRGVPAISGKSITSSLWQIHSKRDASSPLEDHIRELLERIAPRRKEFQSFCEKHAVVLYCSVEFNNGSLEETALSARTLLLLGNLGLKLTFHAWNVPERRRRSEDQN, encoded by the coding sequence ATGAAAATTAGTAATCCTTCTTTTCCACGAAGCTGGGCTCTTATTGCGGTTTCGGAGCCTGGATTGGATGTTCACGAAGTAACCAGAACTTTGGGAATCCGACCGGACTTGTCAGTGAATAGAGGAGTTCCTGCCATTTCCGGAAAATCGATCACCTCCTCACTATGGCAAATTCATTCGAAAAGAGATGCAAGTTCCCCATTGGAAGACCATATCCGAGAATTATTGGAAAGAATAGCTCCTCGTCGCAAGGAATTTCAAAGTTTTTGCGAAAAACATGCAGTCGTACTTTATTGTTCCGTTGAATTTAATAATGGTAGTTTGGAAGAAACGGCATTAAGTGCACGGACACTGTTACTTCTTGGAAATCTCGGATTGAAATTGACCTTTCACGCTTGGAATGTTCCTGAAAGAAGGAGAAGGTCAGAGGATCAGAATTAA
- a CDS encoding response regulator transcription factor, with the protein MKNILVIEDDPDIGNLIRKSLDSAHYRTTIQTSGEEGLKYYKANHPDLLILDLSLPDIDGMDVCRTVRRSDENTPIFIVTARNEEIDRIMGLELGADDYITKPFSVRELKTRVDVFFRRWDKKAGIKPNIGSGGEIIRGSLKIDPVRRRVTLKDQVINISRKEFDILQLMATSPGKVFSREMILEAVWGMEWDGFERMIDSHIKRIRSKLEKNSAQPEWIETIWGIGYRFTDNYEGIVIID; encoded by the coding sequence ATGAAGAATATTCTGGTAATTGAAGATGATCCGGACATCGGGAATTTGATACGAAAGTCATTGGATTCTGCTCATTACCGAACAACAATTCAAACTTCTGGCGAAGAGGGGCTAAAATACTATAAAGCAAACCACCCTGACCTCTTGATTTTAGATCTTTCTTTGCCTGACATCGACGGGATGGATGTATGTCGAACCGTCCGAAGATCTGATGAAAATACTCCAATTTTTATCGTTACCGCTCGAAATGAAGAAATCGATAGAATAATGGGGCTCGAGTTGGGAGCTGATGACTATATCACCAAGCCTTTCTCGGTAAGGGAATTAAAAACCAGAGTAGATGTATTCTTCCGCAGGTGGGATAAAAAAGCGGGAATTAAACCAAATATCGGAAGCGGCGGAGAAATCATCAGAGGTTCTCTGAAAATCGATCCAGTGCGCCGAAGGGTCACCTTGAAAGACCAAGTGATCAATATTTCGCGAAAGGAATTTGATATTTTACAGCTGATGGCAACTTCTCCAGGCAAAGTTTTCTCACGAGAAATGATCTTAGAAGCTGTTTGGGGAATGGAATGGGATGGATTTGAAAGAATGATCGATTCCCATATCAAAAGGATTCGTTCTAAGTTAGAGAAAAATTCTGCCCAACCGGAATGGATAGAAACAATATGGGGGATAGGTTATAGATTTACCGATAACTATGAGGGGATTGTAATAATCGATTAG
- a CDS encoding DUF1564 family protein encodes MEKLKPVFHRSFSQNISLGNIVQKKRKVSTLLIPPYLSKYVRKHGISNLLRKTLARQQKCFHSNKRINSESIYTKYQNVRGRSKENGYVKFNFRPRPEDWTQLRSLAISHGVSMCYLFVLLLEEYKSKGFSNPKKIIWQVKAAIHANFNSKIFFRELWILEYQSANSDFRVKRKDPHGPKIA; translated from the coding sequence ATGGAAAAATTAAAACCTGTTTTTCACCGTTCCTTTTCCCAGAACATTTCTTTAGGAAATATAGTTCAAAAAAAGCGTAAAGTCTCTACGCTTCTAATTCCTCCATATTTATCGAAATATGTTCGTAAACATGGGATTAGCAATTTGCTAAGAAAGACACTTGCAAGACAGCAAAAATGTTTTCATTCGAATAAACGTATTAATTCCGAATCCATATATACCAAATATCAGAACGTTCGGGGAAGATCGAAAGAGAATGGATATGTAAAGTTCAACTTCAGGCCAAGGCCGGAAGATTGGACTCAACTTCGAAGTCTCGCCATTAGTCACGGAGTTTCAATGTGCTATTTATTTGTGTTACTACTGGAAGAATATAAATCGAAAGGTTTTTCAAATCCAAAAAAAATCATTTGGCAAGTAAAAGCCGCGATACATGCAAATTTTAATTCAAAGATCTTCTTTCGAGAATTATGGATTTTAGAATATCAATCAGCAAATTCAGATTTTAGAGTAAAGAGAAAAGATCCTCATGGGCCAAAAATTGCATAA
- a CDS encoding 4a-hydroxytetrahydrobiopterin dehydratase — MGNSPISLSIEQIRKELPATWEIATGDIVPRIVRVYDLSQYLDGIKIIKALANLANEMDHHPEIFFSYRSVRVELYTHTLKGLSSFDLQFAISAENLLNNF; from the coding sequence ATGGGTAATTCTCCAATTTCGCTTTCGATAGAGCAAATTAGGAAGGAACTCCCCGCAACTTGGGAGATAGCAACCGGAGATATAGTTCCGAGAATTGTTAGAGTATATGATTTATCTCAATATCTTGACGGAATCAAAATCATAAAAGCGTTAGCAAATCTAGCTAACGAAATGGATCACCATCCGGAAATTTTCTTTTCCTATCGTTCCGTTAGAGTGGAACTATACACCCACACCTTGAAGGGATTGTCCAGCTTTGATTTGCAATTTGCGATCTCTGCTGAAAATCTTTTAAATAATTTTTAA